One stretch of Asterias rubens chromosome 8, eAstRub1.3, whole genome shotgun sequence DNA includes these proteins:
- the LOC117293762 gene encoding DPH3 homolog produces the protein MTVYHDEIEIEDFEYDEETETYHYPCPCGDRFEITKEELSQGEEDATCPSCSLILKVIYDPEDFMIGEEVAAPSQKGLEVA, from the exons ATGACAGTGTATCACGATGAAATCGAAATTGAAGATTTCGAGTATGACGAAGAAACGGAAACGTATCATTATCCGTGCCCATGCGGGGATAGATTCGAGATCACGAAG gAAGAGCTAAGTCAAGGTGAAGAAGATGCAACCTGTCCGAGCTGTTCTCTCATCCTCAAAGTTATTTATGACCCG GAAGATTTCATGATCGGAGAGGAAGTAGCTGCACCAAGTCAAAAAGGATTAGAAGTAGCATGA
- the LOC117293892 gene encoding uncharacterized protein LOC117293892: MAAECTKVDDCSCRTLDGQEVNIRSLGYQGSQAPRFTFQPPQGTAEPWQYAFNPCYTFTYDTTCSNVIACQRSTQNPTETYNIGDVISTWSILNEDYLVSYSHLDNLGTTRTSQVTLKCDPSAEEPTLDRLGTEGGFGTTYFFTLTSKCACPGVCGSMPPQTTAKPPQPPGSGGLSPGSVLCILFTVFVTVYIIGGALFMKYVRHAEGTDVIPNKELWTNLPGYIKDGILFVTSCGKKTGYNSQS, encoded by the exons ATGGCTGCTG AATGCACAAAAGTTGACGACTGTTCGTGCAGGACATTGGATGGCCAGGAAGTCAACATTCGGTCACTGGGCTATCAAGGATCCCAAGCGCCAAG GTTTACATTCCAGCCTCCACAGGGTACAGCGGAGCCATGGCAGTATGCTTTTAATCCATGCTATACATTCACGTATGACACAACGTGCAGTAATGTCATT gctTGTCAAAGATCAACTCAAAACCCAACAGAAACTTACAATATTGGAGATGTGATATCAACGTGGAGTATTTTAAATGAGGACTATTTAGTCTCATATTCACACTTGGACAACCTTGGTACAACAAG AACATCTCAAGTAACACTGAAGTGTGACCCATCTGCAGAAGAACCTACATTAGACAGACTAGGCACAGAGGGTGGATTTGGCACAACTTAT TTTTTTACACTTACAAGTAAATGCGCCTGTCCAGGAGTCTGTGGTTCTATGCCCCCTCAAACAACGGCCAAACCACCGCAGCCACCAGGGTCTGGTGGACTTAGTCCAGGCTCGGTTCTCTGCATCTT GTTTACGGTGTTTGTTACTGTGTACATCATAGGTGGTGCATTGTTCATGAAATATGTACGCCATGCTGAAGGAACAGACGTTATTCCAAATAAAGAATTATGGACTAATCTACCAGGATACATCAag GACGGAATACTGTTTGTAACCAGTTGTGGCAAGAAGACCGGCTACAACTCTCAATCATAA